The nucleotide sequence TGTTTAGATCGTGTGATTTGGTTGaaaatgagaaagttataacGATTTAAAGTTTGCCCAGTTTCCAGCGAACCCGTGACCTTCCAgaccattttccggccaaactatTCCTCTCGTTCCAAgctatgatttttgtttttgaatcactcaattttgtttaatattgacaaagttatggacgATTAAAGTTTGCCTAGAAATTCCGGCGAGTTACCAGTTTTCCCACGGACAGCCATATTTCAGGCCATTTTCTGGCCACCTTTGACCACCATTTAGGCTTCAAGcgggtataatcttgttctaaacttctctAGCTTCGTTTTGGTATATTATGGATCGAATTTGGGGGAGACACAAGTGAGATATGGAGTTCTAAAGATTGCCCagaaaatctgcaaaatctgcaaaatccgGCAAAATTTCGTTAAGGTCCACCACTCAAACATTATAGCaatcaatgatccaaccgttagATTgttaccaaactttgatacattatagtacgtaatatttaaggaccttaggaacttacGAATTAAAAATATAGTGGTTGGATCTTACGGAGCAAGTAACGTAGGATCATGGACCCTACCTTTGAACGACAGTTTGATTCTCATTAAATATTGTTGTGGGGGACATATGGGAGTTCTTGAGTATGTGAATTATCGAAGGAAATCTAAATGTGGACTTGTACTTTGTTTTAGGCTACGATAGTGCAAGCCGTCTCAATTTTTGTGCTAGGGTGCGTTAGCGCAGACTCCaagtgagtgactttaatatatgtgatattggtgATTACCCTATTTTCGTAATTGTTATCCTGtgtggatatgacttggttttataaatatgttttctattgaattgttatttttaatactTAGCCATCtatttatgtttatgaaatgAGATTTAACGTGTATATTTGAGATATGGTTTGATTTGTATGCTTGGCATGTTGTGATaaaatgtgagggctagtagtggaccGTTAACCCATTGTGATGGGGATTTTTTGCTTCGATATTGTTTCATTTCCCACTTCATTGATTTGTTCCAAATTTAGTATTTGTGTACCTtgtgctttgtttcatttcttgtttcgttgagcttttgtaaattgagtaatttgTGCCTTGTCTCGTTTCTTTAAGTCATTGTACATTATGGTTGTTGGCCTTCCACTCGATTCCATGAATGATCCGGAACTGGGTTTCCAGTGGGGTTTAGTTAAGTGGTCCAGTTCCCTACTCCGTCTGGATTCAGTTGAGTGGTTCGAAATCCCTCGTGATCCATGATTTCGTTGAATGGTCTGGAATCATAACCAGCTTGGATTTCATTCAGTGGTTAGATATGCATTGTACtttgcgattccgttgagtggtccggaatcgtattcacttggattccgttgagatgttcagaatcccttctactccgcgattccgttgaatGGTCCGGAATAGTATCTTGgttggattctgttgagtggtccggaatcccgtTTGGTATTATGGTTCTGTTGAGAGGTTCGGAACCCGGTTAATTGCTTTGTTGATTCTTCGGATTGAGTTTGGATTGAGAtagcttcagagatgtaggcttcagCCGAACTGTGTTGCTCTATCCCTACTTTTCATTGTGTTGTATGAGTTTATGGTTGTGAGCTTTTGTGACTTGTTTCAGACGagccgttggatgtctgggtgatTCTTTCAGGATATTCAATGACTTGATTATGatattataaaatatgattttagaTTTGACATTTATAAACCGAATCGATGGTTGGTTTTTAATATTAGTATCACACACGTCGAATTATTGTCCCTCACACAAGCTTCGTGGCTTATCCGGGTTGTTGTTTGCCGGGTGCACCATTCTGATGGTGTACGGGCGATTGTGCATGTATTATTAGATATAAGGAGCTTTGGGGTAGCAGACAAAGTTCAGAGAGCTTAGAGTGTTAGATTACCTTTATACTTTACCTTAAACTGATGtaattattgttattttcagtTTAGTATTTCAATTTGTATTTCCTGGCATCCCCCTACAGtctaacgtcacgtgtcgatcctggacgtatgtcgggattgAGGCATGACAACTTTTggtggtatcagagcttaggtATTATATGTCTATACCTTTACCTTAGAGTGAGGAAACCTTGGGTAGTTAGACCTTTACGTAAGTAGTGTGGGTTCGTCCTGAGTCTTATTTATTCGCTTACACTAAATTCTTTTATTCTTCAGACGTACAATGACAACTCCACATGGTTTTACCCAGTCGATTAGGGATAATGTTCCTAATGATGACGTAGCTCCTAGTACTAATCAGAAGGCTAGCCACGACTATGGTGGACCCAATGGTGTTTTTCGGACTATTGAGGATTTGGCTCAGCTTATGCAAGCTCACATTCGTGCGACTTCTACTAGTGGGAAGTCTTTGTATAGAGAGTTTCGCACTCACAAGCCTCATTCATTCCATGATTCTACTGATCCGTGGGTGGCTGAGTTAGTGGCAGCCGGGGAATCCATTACTTGGGAGTGTTTTCAGACGGCATTTTACGAGCAATACTTTCCCAAGTCTTTTCGAGACGAACTTGAGGCGGAGTTCGCTACTATCGAGCAAGGCATGGATACAGTTGCTAAGtatgtggctcgtttcaccaaACTTTACCGATTTTCTCAATCTTTGCTTGaagaaaagaagacaaagaagctGATTAGAGGATTCAAGCCAAGTATTCGAAATCTATTACAATACCCTCGCCTCTAgagcattttcgtaaattcatatttttttaaatttataaaatcgtagaactaggaacctctctctctctctctctctctctctctctctctctctctctctctctctctctctctctctctctctctctctctctctctctctctctctctctctctctctctctctcaaatgtACCAAAAAATTGGACTAAATTTCTCAAGAATGCACCAAAAAAATTAGATGAAGAGACTTGAAAGTGACTAAATGTTCAATACATACCAGAGAATTTTCAAATAACTCCTTGGAAAGGTGTCATTTTAAAAGTCCCTTGTTTAGTGTCTTCTAATACAATTGTAATGTTGTAGTAATAAAGTTTGTGGTGTTTGAGTATTTCATTGGTAGTCTTCTTGTAGTGTAGTTTTAGTTACTAAGTCAAAgttcctcatccaaacataaggTTAAGTCCATACCTTTATTTGGTGACTTGGATTAGAGTCTGTCTTTGACTTGGACTAGAGTCATTTTGCTGGTTCAGGAACCATATCAATCAGCTTAACATGGACACTCTCCTTACTATTAAACCATGAGCATGTTTTGAAGCGTGTCCAAGAAGAGATAGACCACAAAGTCGGCAAGGAGACATGGGTTAAAGATACTGATATCAAAAACTTGGTTTACCTCCAAGCCATAGTCAAACAAACACTTCATTTTATCCCTCATCACCTTTCTCAATTCCGCACGAAGCAATTGAAGACCGCAATGTCTACGACTTTCTCATTCCAAAGGGCACAATTGCTTGTGAATTTGTGAAATTGCATAGAGACCCAAGTGTGTGGTTAGACCTTGATGTGTTTTGTCCATATAGGTTTCTTACAACCCAAGCCAGCATTGATGCTTCTGGTCAGCATTTCGAGTTTATTGCATTTTGGTCTAAAAGACGGTCATGTCCAGGTTTTACATTTGCTTGCAAGTTATGCACTTGACAGTTGGAAGATTGCTTCAAGGGTTTGAATTGGCAACACCATTAGACTTTCTGGCGGATACTGCTTTGAATTCTATGAACATGGATAGGTTGCGAATTGTGATGGCACCGCATATGGGGTTGGAAAAATTAGGGCCTAATTACTATATTAAATCatatcaaaaataaataataataaaaaattaaaaaaaaatcatgcaaTTACATATCAAAGTAATGCATGCACATGAATAACCAATTTTAAATGAACATAACATAATAGATTAGAAAAACCTGAAAATACGGTCGAGGTAAGTGTTGGACACTCTGTCCTTAAGATAAGTTTATGTCTCACTGCGGTGTTCATAGTTGATCGGGGCTTGTCTCCCAAAATACAACAATCATgtccttgtaatagtagcactTCAAATCATAAGCCTCCAATGAACCACGGTTGTGTTGAATATTCTCTCGTATGACTCCATGAGACCCTCTAATATTTAATgcaatatatgtatgtataatgaAAAGTTGTTTAAGATTATGGGGGGCTTCcttatttatagaatttgaTATGCCTCTTTAGATAATTTGTGACTATTCATGAAGAGACATCTTTCTACCAAAAGGCTCAACTTctaatttcaattcaattaataaatttaatattataataataatttaaattttccAACATATGGTACGTAATCATGGATGTCTCATGCAACGACACAATCCCATTTGAATGTCAGAATTCCAAATCTTGCATTACAATATATATAAAGCGATATACTACGATCTAGTGGTGTTTATATTCACTTGTAAATAGAAGATCTTAAATCCGTCTTTCATTAATAACGAGTTCAATCCAAATTCATTACATGATACCCAGCAAAAGTCATGCATCAAAAGGCAGAAGTGGTAAAACAAATTATAATGGTTTTAAATAGGTTGCCTCTCCATGAATCAACCCTTAATCATTCACAAATGTAAAAGTTGAAGTTTTCTGTAGGTCACTCCACCTACTCACTTTTCTATTCATggtaaatatttaattatgcaTTGAAAAGAAATTTCCAGTTGCGTGGAAGGATTTGCGTCGAAGATTATAATTCTAACCAGGGGCGGATTCACTTGGGCAAGGGAATCTTCTATGGAAAAACTGGGTGCCCTTTTTTAAAATATGAGAAGCTGTTTTCTAACTGCTCGGCAACGTAGTTGTTAGTCTTATACCTTTGTATGTGTTCCTATAGACATCTATCGATTAGCCCAGTCAACATAGGTTGTCATGTTCGCTAGGAAGCTATTGAAATTAATTGACATGCTTGCTCAGAATCTATTGACATATGTTGATAAAAGTGCAATATGACTTGACAAATGACTTTAGACCTACCAAAACTTAATGGAATGTCAATTGGCATGTTATTCTGTTCAAAAAAATTTGCATGTTGAGCGTGCTATTCTTACTAACCACTCAAATAATATTTCTTGGATCCATTACTGATTCTAACGACTCCAAAGTTTTTTGGGGAAAAAACAAACTTCTGCTGAATTTTCAACCCACACGGATTGAAACTGTCCATATACTCAAATCAAATATCTTGCGTAGTAGATGAGTACTAGAAACTTTAGTCAATACAAAAACATTTGAATGCTTAATTAATGGGGCCAACAATAGACTTGTATCATTTTAACTTGTGTGATGATGATACAACGATTTCCCCATCTACAAACCATGAATAAATTGAAAGTTCAACTTTTATGCACAATATATTTTGAGCACTAATTGTCACCATAGCCAGCAGCGGCACATTATGGATTTTCCTTCTCATCTTCTAGCAATTGTAGGGATTTTACTCTTTGTTCTGTATCTATGGAGGGTAAAAATCCAAAGTCACAAAACCAAGGGCATGTTAGCCCCACAACCATCAGGTGCCCTTCCAATCATAGGACACCTCCACAAACTTGGAGGCAAAAACCCACTTTGCAGAACCCTAGCATCCATGGCTGACAAGTACGGTCCAATCTTCACCATACAGCTTGGCAAGCACCCTGCACTTGTGATCAGCAACTATGATGCAGTCAAGGAATGCTTCACCAAAAACGACATTGCTTTCGCAACGAGATCAAAGTCGGCACAAGGAAGGTACCTTGGTTACAATTATGCAGCTTTAGGGTTCTCACAATACGGCACGTATTGGCGTAACATGAGAAAAATGGCCATCGTTGAGTTGCTCTCTAGCCGCAGGCTTCAGACACTAAAACATGTCCAAATCTCTGAGGTTGATTCTTTTATCAAAGGGTTGTACgaaatttgcaaaacaaaaggGGAAAATGGTCAAAGCAAGGTGGTGATTAGCGAGTGGATTGAGCACCTGACTTTGAATGTAATTACTCAAATGATTGCTGGGAAGAGATATTTTGATTGGGGTAAAGTGGGAAATGACTCAGATAATGAGGGAGAAAATAAGAGGATTCGGGAAATGGTGAAGGAGTTTATGTGTGTGGCTGGGAAACCAGTTGTTTCTGATGTAATTGGGTTTCCGGATTGGATTGATCTAATGGGGCAAGTGAAGAATATGAAGCGTATCGGGAAGGATTTTGATTCTCTAATGGCAAGTTGGATTGAAGAACATAAGAATGCAAGGGAGGAAATTGACTCAAGGGACAAGCTTGACTTCATTGATGTCATGCTTTCTGTGATTGAGGACAATACTGTGCTTGGTCATAGTCGTGAAACTATCATCAAGGCAACATCGCAGGTAAGTTCTTTTAATTGAGACTTTATCTCTAGATCTAGATCTCTTTAGCATACGTTGGTAAATTCATTAGAACATTACTCAGCTCTAACATGTAAGAAGTCATTTTCCCGTACCTACAAGTTAATGTTTTTTCAGTaatttttttatcctttttttagTGACTGGTGTATAGTACTCTTGTCTAGTAAGTGTGAGTtaagtttgacaaaaaaaaaatgtgagttAAGCACAAATAGCAAGCAAGCTACTCATAACaagcttattaaaaaaaagtctcCACCCAATTTACTTTGTTAGGAGTATATTGTTTAGTTTCTTACGTATAAATAATTTCTTTCTTATTTACAAATTACAGTCTCACACATGTACAAAAGTAATTCACtaaaactacaaaaaaaaaaaagcttatgcACACTTGTTAAATTGTAATTATCTGTCGGAAAGAATCACTCGTGAGATATAAAGATCCAAGCGTTTTTCTTATTATGATCCCTAACTAGAAGTGCATGCATGTTTGCAAGCTGGAACACTCCGTTCTGTTGTTCACCACTTATAGTTTTTTATGTTGCAGAATCTGATCTTAGCAGGCTCAGACACCACAGCGACCAGCTTGACGTGGATCCTCTCTTTATTATTAAACAATAGGCATATTTTGAAGCATGCACAAGAAGAGATAAACCTACAAGTTGGCACAGAGAGATGGGTTGAAGACACTGATATCAAAGACCTAACTTACCTCCAAGCCATTGTCAAGGAAACCTTACGTCTATACCCTCCAGCCCCACTCTCAGTCCCACATGAAGCAATGGAAGATTGCCAAGTTTGTGGCTTTCACATTCCAAAGGGCACACGTTTATTTGCGAATTTGTGGAAATTGCATAGAGACCCATCTGTGTGGTCAGACCCTGAAGTGTTTTGCCCAGATAGGTTTCTTACAACCCAAGCAAGCACTGATGTCTCTGGTCAACATTTTGAGTTCATTCCATTTGGATCTGGAAGAAGATCTTGTCCAGGTCTCACATTCGCAATGCAAGTTATCCACTTGACTCTTGGTAGATTGATTCAAGGGTTTGAATTGGCCACTCCATTGGACATGCCTGTGGACATGGCTGAAGGACTAGGTATTACTATGCCAAAGGCAACTTCACTTGAAGTCGTGCTAACTCCACGCTTGCCCAGTCAATTCTATGAAAGATAGGCATTGGATTGTGATTGTATGCTATGTAATTGTAGACTCTTAACGTTGTGTCTGTTTGCGAGTGATATTTATATCTTATCATGTGAAAACCATCAATGAATATAGGTCCCATAGTAGGGTACGCGCAACTGCCTCTATAAAACTCTTTTGTTAATAGTAGTAATTTGGTAGTATAtgagatgaagaaaaaaattagtgttttgatccttattttttcccttattttttaaggaaaactaatgaaaatggcttgaaaactttgaattttaacga is from Malus sylvestris chromosome 5, drMalSylv7.2, whole genome shotgun sequence and encodes:
- the LOC126623616 gene encoding xanthotoxin 5-hydroxylase CYP82C4-like isoform X2, coding for MDFPSHLLAIAGILLFVLYLWRVKIQSHKTKGVLTPQPSGALPIIGHLHKLGGKNPLCRTLASMADKYGPIFTIRLGKHPALVISNHDAVKECFTKNDIVFAARPKSAHGRYLGYNYAALGFSQYGTYWRNMRKMAIVELLSSRRLQTLKHVQISEVDSFIKGLYEICKTKGENGQSKVVISEWIEHLTLNVITQMIAGKRYFDWGKVGNDSDNEGENKRIREMVKEFMCVAGKPVVSDVIGFPDWIDLMGQVKNMKRIGKDFDSLMASWIEEHKNAREEIDSRDKLDFIDVMLSVIEDNTVLGHSRETIIKATSQNLILAGSDTTATSLTWILSLLLNNRHILKHAQEEINLQVGTERWVEDTDIKDLTYLQAIVKETLRLYPPAPLSVPHEAMEDCQVCGFHIPKGTRLFANLWKLHRDPSVWSDPEVFCPDRFLTTQASTDVSGQHFEFIPFGSGRRSCPGLTFAMQVIHLTLGRLIQGFELATPLDMPVDMAEGLGITMPKATSLEVVLTPRLPSQFYER